Proteins encoded in a region of the Cytobacillus pseudoceanisediminis genome:
- a CDS encoding S8 family peptidase produces MEQYVRVIPFKVIRQEEEVLEVPKGVDLIQAPKMWNETKGKGIKIAVLDTGCDLSHADLKDRITGGRNFTDDDNSDPNIFKDYNGHGTHVAGTIAAHENDAGVIGVAPEADLLIVKVLNKDGSGQYEWIINGIHYAIEQNADIISMSLGGPADVPELHDAIKAAVKKNILVVCAAGNEGDGDDSTDEFAYPGCYNEVISVGAVNLERDSSEFTNSHNEIDLVAPGEEILSTFLNGKYATLSGTSMAAPHVSGALALIKDLANKQFERKLSEPELYAQLIRRTVPLGNSPKLEGNGLVYLTVPEHLAGIFVQKFKSMVHNAI; encoded by the coding sequence ATGGAGCAATATGTTCGTGTTATTCCTTTTAAGGTGATTCGTCAGGAAGAGGAAGTTTTGGAAGTTCCAAAAGGCGTGGATTTAATACAGGCGCCAAAAATGTGGAACGAAACAAAAGGAAAAGGAATTAAAATTGCTGTTTTGGACACCGGATGCGACCTAAGCCATGCTGATCTGAAGGATCGAATAACAGGAGGACGGAATTTTACAGATGACGATAACAGCGATCCAAATATTTTCAAAGACTATAATGGCCACGGCACACATGTTGCTGGAACTATCGCTGCGCATGAAAACGATGCTGGTGTCATTGGGGTAGCTCCTGAAGCAGATCTCCTTATTGTGAAGGTCTTAAATAAGGATGGTTCCGGCCAATATGAATGGATCATCAATGGCATTCATTATGCCATCGAACAAAATGCTGATATCATTTCCATGTCACTTGGCGGACCAGCCGATGTTCCTGAACTGCATGATGCGATAAAAGCGGCTGTTAAAAAGAATATCCTTGTCGTCTGCGCAGCAGGAAATGAAGGGGATGGGGACGATTCTACAGACGAGTTTGCTTATCCTGGCTGCTACAATGAGGTGATTAGTGTGGGTGCTGTAAACCTTGAGAGGGATTCTTCCGAATTTACAAACTCACATAATGAAATTGATTTGGTGGCACCTGGTGAAGAGATATTATCTACCTTCTTAAACGGGAAATACGCAACGCTTAGCGGCACTTCAATGGCAGCACCACACGTTTCAGGTGCGCTGGCCCTAATCAAAGATTTAGCAAACAAGCAATTTGAAAGAAAGCTTTCAGAACCAGAACTATATGCACAATTAATCAGAAGGACAGTTCCATTAGGCAATTCGCCTAAACTGGAAGGAAACGGTCTTGTTTATTTAACCGTACCTGAGCATTTAGCCGGGATCTTTGTCCAAAAATTCAAATCCATGGTCCATAATGCTATATGA
- a CDS encoding endonuclease I family protein: MIKVNNISAAWAEAQSKYIENAQNEPYYDAQKDKINLEDYYSTLDLEKEDIPEQIHTLVVRTHNRQLDYSPHQYVYPWVDLQENLKLKSLYSGKGMDPLKAIDQDLKLLQSIQESGYSSIERVIFNTEHVVPQSWFEERQPMRGDLHHLFACEPACNSMRSNFPYFDFETYAPDFEAESIRNGCGMAEQEKFEPEYGKGIAARAVFYFAVRYKKVIKIEEKMDMQILLRWHAEYPVTVYEKHRNAAIQELQGNRNPFIDFPEHAKKMLG, encoded by the coding sequence ATGATTAAAGTGAACAATATTTCAGCCGCATGGGCAGAGGCTCAGTCAAAGTATATTGAAAATGCTCAGAATGAACCCTATTACGATGCTCAGAAGGATAAAATCAATCTGGAGGATTACTACAGCACCCTTGATTTAGAAAAAGAAGACATCCCAGAACAAATCCATACTCTGGTGGTTCGTACCCATAACCGGCAATTGGATTACTCACCCCACCAGTATGTATATCCATGGGTGGATCTGCAGGAAAATCTCAAGCTAAAAAGTTTATATTCCGGGAAAGGGATGGACCCGCTTAAAGCCATTGACCAGGATCTCAAGCTTCTGCAGTCGATTCAGGAAAGCGGCTATAGCAGCATTGAAAGAGTAATTTTTAATACCGAACATGTCGTTCCACAATCCTGGTTTGAGGAAAGGCAGCCAATGAGAGGGGATCTCCATCACCTGTTTGCCTGTGAACCGGCATGCAACAGTATGAGAAGCAACTTCCCCTACTTTGATTTTGAAACCTATGCTCCGGATTTCGAGGCTGAGAGTATCAGGAACGGATGCGGAATGGCAGAACAGGAAAAGTTTGAGCCTGAATATGGAAAGGGTATTGCCGCAAGAGCAGTATTCTATTTTGCTGTCAGATATAAAAAAGTAATTAAAATCGAAGAAAAGATGGATATGCAGATTTTACTGAGATGGCATGCAGAATATCCAGTGACTGTATATGAAAAGCATAGAAACGCTGCCATTCAAGAACTCCAGGGAAACCGCAACCCATTTATTGATTTTCCGGAACATGCTAAGAAAATGTTAGGATAA
- a CDS encoding MGMT family protein: MQAFTEKVIKIIKNIPRGKVMTYGQIARLAGSPRGARQVVRILHTQSEKHQLPWHRVVNGKGEIGFKDGDLHDIQRELLENEGIHFNINKRLDLQEFAHESSQQK, encoded by the coding sequence GTGCAGGCATTCACAGAAAAAGTTATAAAAATCATTAAAAACATCCCAAGAGGAAAAGTCATGACATACGGGCAAATCGCAAGGCTGGCCGGGAGCCCCCGAGGAGCTAGACAGGTGGTCCGGATCCTTCATACCCAAAGTGAAAAGCATCAGCTTCCGTGGCATCGGGTTGTGAATGGGAAAGGGGAAATTGGGTTTAAAGACGGAGATTTGCATGACATTCAGAGAGAACTATTAGAAAATGAGGGGATACATTTTAATATAAATAAAAGACTTGATTTGCAGGAATTTGCCCACGAATCCTCACAGCAAAAATAA
- a CDS encoding YpbS family protein, translating into MSVHKAISEHVGKQNKIITKFAALEQQREYYIEQALDLCRRGLPFSADKINEVTAEINELSKQGIIPARKYVTIEMIEEYASKTK; encoded by the coding sequence ATGAGTGTACATAAAGCAATTTCAGAACATGTAGGAAAGCAGAATAAGATTATAACGAAATTTGCTGCCCTGGAACAGCAGCGCGAATACTATATTGAGCAAGCATTGGATCTATGCAGGCGAGGACTTCCTTTTTCTGCGGATAAGATAAATGAAGTAACCGCTGAAATCAATGAACTTTCTAAACAGGGAATTATACCTGCTAGAAAGTATGTAACAATTGAGATGATTGAGGAATATGCATCAAAGACAAAATAG
- a CDS encoding YceI family protein → MAKTKWAVDPAHSSVDFSIKHMMIANVKGSFNSFDAEITADPADLTTADITFNVSLSSVDTRNEDRDNHLRSADFFDVENHPKMTFKSTSIVSKGDDEYDVTGDLTIHGATKTETFTVTYEGSGKDPWGNEKVGFTAAGAIKRSDYGLTWNSALETGGVLVGDKVKIDLQIQAAKAE, encoded by the coding sequence ATGGCTAAAACAAAATGGGCAGTTGATCCTGCGCACAGCAGTGTGGATTTTTCTATCAAGCATATGATGATCGCAAACGTGAAAGGCAGCTTTAATAGCTTTGATGCAGAAATAACTGCAGATCCTGCAGATTTAACAACTGCTGATATTACATTCAATGTTTCACTTTCAAGTGTTGATACACGCAATGAAGATCGTGACAACCACCTGCGTTCTGCGGACTTCTTTGATGTTGAGAACCACCCGAAAATGACCTTTAAATCAACAAGCATTGTAAGCAAGGGTGATGATGAATATGATGTTACCGGCGATCTTACAATTCATGGTGCAACAAAAACAGAAACCTTCACTGTGACATATGAAGGATCAGGCAAAGATCCATGGGGTAATGAAAAAGTCGGCTTTACTGCTGCTGGAGCAATCAAACGAAGCGATTATGGCTTAACCTGGAATTCAGCCCTAGAAACAGGCGGAGTACTTGTTGGAGATAAAGTGAAAATTGACCTGCAGATACAGGCAGCAAAAGCAGAATAA